From Microcoleus sp. FACHB-831, a single genomic window includes:
- a CDS encoding TlyA family RNA methyltransferase produces the protein MAKQRLDTLLVDLDLCPSRQQAQRLIQAGQVMVNQQVIDKPGTEVDTAAQIKIKERSRFVSRGGEKLAKAIEVFQISVAGRICLDGGISTGGFTDCLLQAGAKLVYGIDVGYGQVDWGLRNDPRVILRERTNLRHLTPAELYGADPAINPPNEGRETAGDYPDLGVVDVSFISLDKVLPALWQLLQPRREVVLLVKPQFEVGRSRVGKKGVVRDTNDQAGAIFQVLQAAQALGWQYRGLTPSPLTGPAGNIEYLLWLSMDSQTPLPELEAIKQITQAAQKELTNSA, from the coding sequence GTTGATTCAGGCGGGACAAGTTATGGTGAATCAGCAGGTAATTGACAAGCCTGGAACCGAGGTTGACACAGCGGCACAAATAAAAATTAAAGAGCGATCGCGTTTTGTTTCCAGAGGAGGCGAAAAACTCGCGAAAGCTATAGAAGTGTTCCAAATTTCTGTGGCTGGTCGAATTTGCCTCGATGGCGGCATCTCAACAGGCGGTTTCACCGACTGTCTGCTGCAAGCTGGGGCAAAACTTGTGTACGGGATTGATGTCGGCTATGGACAAGTTGATTGGGGTCTGCGTAACGATCCAAGGGTGATTTTGAGAGAACGCACCAATTTGCGCCATCTCACCCCCGCTGAGTTGTATGGCGCAGATCCTGCCATAAACCCACCCAACGAAGGTAGGGAGACAGCGGGCGACTATCCTGATTTAGGCGTAGTGGATGTATCGTTTATTTCTCTTGACAAAGTTTTACCTGCGCTTTGGCAGTTACTTCAGCCTCGCCGCGAAGTGGTTTTGCTGGTGAAGCCGCAGTTTGAAGTGGGGCGATCGCGTGTTGGCAAGAAAGGAGTCGTGCGCGATACTAACGACCAAGCTGGCGCTATTTTCCAAGTTTTGCAAGCCGCCCAAGCGTTGGGATGGCAGTATCGTGGCTTAACCCCATCGCCGCTGACTGGCCCTGCTGGTAATATCGAGTATCTACTCTGGCTTAGTATGGATAGTCAAACGCCGTTGCCTGAGTTAGAAGCAATTAAACAGATTACCCAAGCTGCCCAGAAAGAATTGACTAATTCAGCCTAA